The Clostridiaceae bacterium DNA window ACCTCTCCAGTAATACCTCTGGACAAATTGCTGAGCAAGAACACCGCAGCGTCTCCCAGGTCATCCTGGTCTATTTTTCTCCTTAAAGGTGCTTTTTCCTCAAATACATCAAGAATAGTCCCGAAATCTTTTATTGCTTTTGAGGATATGGTTTTTATTGGGCCTGCTGAAAGTGCATTTACTCTTATGTTAAACTGGCCAAGGTCATAAGCCAGATATCTTACACTTGCTTCAAGTGCCGCTTTTGCGACTCCCATTACATTATATCCTGGAAATACTTTTTCAGAGCCCATATATGTAAGTGTTACTATACTGCCCCCCTCACTCATTAATTCTGCTGCCCTTCTGCTTACTGCTACAAGTGAATAGGCACTTATCTCAAGCGCATGGTTAAACCCGTCTCTTGAGGTATTTATAAAACTGTTATGAATATCTTCTCTTTTGGCATGTGCAATTGCATGTACCAGGCCGTGAATTTTTCCATATTTTAACTTTATTGCGTTAAACAGATTATCAATTTCATCATCCGAAGATATGTCACACTGATAAATTTGTGCTTCAAGATGCTTTGCAAGTTCGCTGGCGCTATCCTTCTCTCTTTCACCCTGATAGGTAAGCAGCAGATTGGCTCCTTGTTCTTTCGCAGCTTTTGCTATTCCCCAAGCAATACTCCATTTGTTTCTCAATCCCATTATCAATATGTTCTTATTTAGTAATAATGATCCCATAAAAACCTCCCACATGAATTTCTGTTTTTTTATTTTTATATGAATCAACAAGACGTCTTTATAGAATTAGAGTATTCATATTATATAATTAATTTATTCATCATTGAGTTAGTCTATATAATAACATTTTTTTATTTCATGTCAAATAGAATTAAGTATATTAGCAAATATCTCTTGGATTTTTGTATGCATTTACCAAAAAAAGCAGAGTACTTATCCAATATTTGGATGAAATATTGAATTT harbors:
- a CDS encoding enoyl-ACP reductase, coding for MGSLLLNKNILIMGLRNKWSIAWGIAKAAKEQGANLLLTYQGEREKDSASELAKHLEAQIYQCDISSDDEIDNLFNAIKLKYGKIHGLVHAIAHAKREDIHNSFINTSRDGFNHALEISAYSLVAVSRRAAELMSEGGSIVTLTYMGSEKVFPGYNVMGVAKAALEASVRYLAYDLGQFNIRVNALSAGPIKTISSKAIKDFGTILDVFEEKAPLRRKIDQDDLGDAAVFLLSNLSRGITGEVMYVDCGYNIMG